From the genome of Parazoarcus communis, one region includes:
- a CDS encoding 2-oxoglutarate dehydrogenase E1 component, whose product MKQLQNTSHLFGSNAPFIEELYENYLADPASVSDAWRDYFDKLQAQAGAAVRDVAHGPIIAAFEQMAKRGPVRTVMSEGGEDKLQVAVLQLINAYRFLGNRWANLDPLKRTERPQIAELEPSYYGFTEADLSRSFNVGSFHGFSTERATLREILEAVRQTYCGSIGSEYMYITDIAQKRWIQSRLESVRGTPKFSADMKRRILERTTAAETLERYLHTKYVGQKRFSLEGGESTIVAMDELIRVAGSLGVAETVIGMAHRGRLNVLVNTLGKSPSMLFSEFEGKAASDLTAGDVKYHMGFSSDVMTPGGPMHLTLAFNPSHLEIINPVVAGSVYARQVRRKDKEKNQVLAVLVHGDSAVAGQGVNQEMLNFSQTRGYGTGGTVHLVVNNQIGFTTSDPRDYRSSLYCTDIFKMVEAPIFHVNGDDPEAVSFVTALALEFRQEFKKDVVIDIVCYRKLGHNEQDEPMVTQPLMYRKIQQHPGTRKIYADRLVAEGTLATDEPEKMIAEYREHLDKGELLYNPVLSGHNRQFSVDWSPYLKKPYTDEAVTSIPVQEVKRLSERLTAIPDNFTLQSRVKKIIQDRAAMGRGELPLDWGMGENLAYASLLAQGFAVRISGEDVGRSTFFHRHAVLHDQLRERWDEGTYIPLAHIQEGQAGFQCFDSVLSEEAVLGFEYGYSTAEPNELVVWEAQFGDFVNGAQVVIDQFISSGEAKWGRLSGLVMMLPHGYEGQGPEHSSARPERFMNMAAENNWQVCVPTTPAQIFHLLRRQMIRKLRKPLIIITPKSLLRHKEAISSMEELANGHFQTVIPEVEKLEPKKVKRVVICQGKIYYELLAYRREHNITDTALVRLEQLYPFPAEEFGKAINQFPSAKEVVWVQEEPRNQGAWYWLASRQHLVNVLGTKRKLLLVSRPAAASPAVGYYAKHNQQQKEVIENAFGPIQDATPQSPNV is encoded by the coding sequence ATGAAGCAGCTTCAAAACACATCTCATTTGTTCGGCTCAAACGCGCCGTTCATTGAAGAACTCTACGAGAATTATCTGGCTGATCCGGCGTCGGTGTCGGACGCCTGGCGCGACTACTTCGACAAGCTCCAGGCGCAGGCCGGTGCCGCTGTGCGCGACGTCGCCCACGGACCGATCATTGCTGCGTTTGAGCAGATGGCCAAGCGTGGCCCCGTGCGCACTGTCATGTCGGAAGGTGGCGAGGACAAGCTGCAGGTGGCAGTGCTGCAGCTGATCAATGCCTATCGCTTCCTCGGCAACCGCTGGGCGAACCTCGATCCGCTCAAGCGCACCGAGCGTCCGCAGATTGCAGAGCTGGAGCCGTCCTATTACGGCTTTACCGAAGCGGATCTGTCGCGCAGCTTCAACGTCGGTTCCTTCCACGGCTTCTCGACCGAGCGCGCCACGCTGCGCGAGATCCTCGAAGCCGTGCGCCAGACGTATTGCGGCTCGATCGGCTCCGAGTACATGTACATCACGGACATCGCCCAGAAGCGCTGGATCCAGAGCCGTCTGGAAAGCGTGCGCGGCACGCCGAAGTTCTCCGCCGACATGAAGCGCCGCATCCTCGAGCGCACGACTGCGGCCGAGACGCTTGAGCGTTATCTGCATACCAAGTACGTCGGCCAGAAGCGCTTCTCGCTCGAAGGTGGTGAATCCACCATCGTCGCGATGGACGAACTGATCCGCGTTGCCGGCAGCCTTGGCGTTGCCGAGACCGTGATCGGCATGGCCCACCGCGGGCGTCTGAACGTGCTGGTCAACACCCTGGGCAAGTCGCCGTCGATGCTGTTCTCGGAATTCGAGGGCAAGGCCGCTTCGGACCTGACCGCGGGTGACGTGAAGTACCACATGGGTTTCTCGAGCGACGTCATGACGCCGGGCGGCCCGATGCACCTGACGCTGGCCTTCAACCCGTCCCACCTCGAGATCATCAATCCGGTGGTTGCGGGTTCGGTCTATGCACGCCAGGTGCGCCGCAAGGACAAGGAGAAGAACCAGGTGCTGGCCGTGCTGGTGCATGGCGACTCCGCCGTTGCCGGCCAGGGTGTCAACCAGGAGATGCTGAACTTCTCCCAGACCCGCGGCTACGGCACGGGCGGTACGGTTCACCTGGTGGTGAACAACCAGATCGGCTTCACCACGTCCGATCCGCGCGACTACCGTTCTTCGCTGTACTGCACCGACATCTTCAAGATGGTCGAAGCACCGATTTTCCACGTCAATGGTGACGATCCGGAGGCCGTGTCCTTCGTGACCGCGCTGGCGCTTGAGTTCCGCCAGGAGTTCAAGAAGGACGTGGTCATCGACATCGTCTGCTACCGCAAGCTCGGCCACAATGAGCAGGACGAGCCGATGGTCACCCAGCCGCTGATGTATCGCAAGATTCAGCAGCATCCGGGCACGCGCAAGATCTACGCCGATCGCCTGGTTGCCGAAGGCACGCTGGCGACTGACGAGCCGGAGAAGATGATCGCCGAGTACCGCGAACATCTGGACAAGGGCGAGCTCCTCTACAACCCGGTGCTGTCCGGTCACAACCGTCAGTTCTCGGTGGATTGGAGTCCCTATCTCAAGAAGCCCTACACCGACGAAGCGGTTACCTCGATTCCGGTGCAGGAAGTCAAGCGCCTGTCCGAGCGCCTGACGGCGATTCCGGACAATTTCACCCTGCAGTCGCGCGTCAAGAAGATCATCCAGGATCGCGCAGCGATGGGCCGCGGCGAGTTGCCGCTGGACTGGGGCATGGGCGAGAACCTCGCCTACGCCAGTCTGCTGGCGCAGGGCTTCGCTGTTCGCATCTCGGGTGAAGACGTCGGCCGCAGCACCTTCTTCCACCGTCATGCGGTGCTCCACGACCAGCTGCGCGAGCGTTGGGATGAAGGCACTTACATACCGCTGGCTCACATTCAGGAAGGCCAGGCCGGCTTCCAGTGTTTCGACTCCGTGCTGTCCGAAGAGGCGGTGCTCGGTTTCGAATATGGCTACTCCACTGCCGAGCCCAACGAGCTCGTGGTCTGGGAAGCGCAGTTCGGCGACTTCGTGAACGGTGCGCAGGTCGTGATCGACCAGTTCATCAGTTCTGGTGAGGCCAAGTGGGGGCGTCTGAGCGGTCTGGTAATGATGCTGCCGCACGGCTACGAAGGCCAGGGTCCGGAGCACTCGTCTGCACGTCCCGAGCGCTTCATGAACATGGCCGCCGAGAACAACTGGCAGGTCTGCGTTCCGACCACGCCGGCTCAGATCTTCCATCTGCTGCGTCGTCAGATGATTCGCAAGCTGCGCAAGCCGCTGATCATCATCACGCCGAAATCGCTGCTTCGTCACAAGGAAGCGATCTCGTCGATGGAAGAGCTCGCCAACGGCCACTTCCAGACCGTGATTCCCGAAGTGGAGAAGCTCGAGCCGAAGAAGGTGAAGCGCGTGGTGATCTGCCAGGGCAAGATCTACTACGAACTGCTTGCCTACCGTCGCGAACACAACATCACCGATACCGCACTGGTGCGTCTGGAGCAGCTGTATCCGTTCCCGGCCGAAGAGTTCGGCAAGGCGATCAATCAGTTCCCGAGC